One genomic segment of Bacteroides caccae includes these proteins:
- a CDS encoding glycosyl hydrolase family 95 catalytic domain-containing protein: MKKHVLICGLGILLGFLLNTGVLAAANSSIGRWTIWSKNPALQWEDAFVTGNGKIGSLIAGRPQEERITCVHEELFIRGWDRHKVTVPQTAQLMPYVRQLMEKGKSDEAAWLLTDEAERQLRAMGANQRWPLIPHPAFDLCIRQLDKLPLPVADYRRQLNLETGEATVVWKQGAGSFTESVFSSRKDNVNVIRLKASNKGKINVELSLEETPGREGEHFEHDLDHAFSEVNREASGHWLTYHAAYDKDPGGYDGVAKVTLRGGNIQTKGKSLVVRNAEEVLIIVSIVPQEDARNASLDAVKAGLDKLAANYDKLLRPHAQKHSELFHRMQLDLGCGEQWTVTPTEQMLAQIKETGPTPLFLEQLHAMGRYLLISSCGKFPPPLQGIWSGGWKPAWIGGFVWDSNLNLAISATTMSNLPECAESYNRHIESLLPGWRLNARNYLGCRGFVVAHYNDPTNGYLTHFGSSFPWMFWAGGAGWNLRPLYEYAMLTGNVTYLKEKVYPLYKEMADFYEDYLVEGTDGLYHITTSISPENAPKGTNTWLSKDATMDVAIAREVFTFLCDMGRRFHASSAEMERWNAILQKLPAYRINNDGALAEWVDPAYPDIYNHRHNSHLYPVFPGIDLVGPDADPALQKAAKVALDKRFGFDTSSAHGLIHLALQAARLGDADKVRQNIERFSKRNYLYDGLITSHEPGRAIFNLDAILSFPRLLMEMLVFTKSGYIEFLPAWPVGFPDGSLKGMRIYGGHTLDICWKAGRLESFTIHAVADETLEWAHDGMKECLELKKDKPFQWRRQAVGAQMQRMESMYDEQKDEAFFAGKRNLLTAKWEEPFSYESIRSKHAPMGPFMGNGDVGCVSHTTANSQTIRISKVDFVTDGWEDWTGRGPAALPIGGIKVSVDAPSAEGFRYEMDMLGNELRMTSGTLPAVEMTSWMGRGSNVIVTELVTASEHPVTITVDTYAGGTTSNYEDKAIVKGTIAQAYRRTLTDSVRWISQAGVSTRIFGAVSSVKQDAENNVKSTFTLNAGEKVYVVTYVSGGGTEDNARLDEAYVRLTSLSVKDLRRLKQQKDLWWTEMWRRSYVETGDDLIDRQYLVSVYLQASAYDEHSPACGGMYGVWNMDDEMNYHGDIHLNYNSQGGFYSMFSSNRPELAMPYYRFLEGMIPEGRRRAKEELELVHPSLKGKSCRGLLFPVSALGIGGFYCTYWQQTVNAPFNVPLFSWYYEYTGDETFLRERAYPFIRECGDFYEDYIQKERYGNSYRYTITTGGHENSWDLNPPSDVAFVEQTFRLLLRYSQILNMDADRRDKWQDIVDHLPAYKVIMPTRQPNQGLPVYAKNEAGWDAPNHMIQLHAAYPCEVLNLASSPEALQIARNTVHYYFVAQEGYKLMNELGLSAYVMGARVAFDPEILIDKMRYQAETAGKNFLITDGHHCLEKSAIMEAVHSMMLQTVDDVLYLFPDWMKKPASFTRLRAKGGFLVSASYDGAQVTELKIQAGKAPVCKIRNPWSDREIEVTANGRTVPVTIYRDYCAFSVRENEVYHVVCK, encoded by the coding sequence ATGAAGAAGCATGTTTTAATCTGTGGATTAGGAATATTATTGGGATTTTTGCTAAATACAGGTGTCTTGGCTGCCGCTAATTCTTCTATCGGTCGTTGGACTATCTGGTCGAAGAACCCTGCATTGCAATGGGAGGACGCTTTCGTGACCGGCAATGGGAAGATTGGCAGTTTGATAGCGGGACGTCCGCAGGAAGAACGAATCACTTGTGTTCATGAAGAATTGTTTATCCGCGGATGGGACAGGCATAAAGTGACTGTTCCGCAAACTGCACAATTGATGCCATACGTTCGTCAACTAATGGAAAAAGGTAAATCGGATGAAGCGGCTTGGCTGTTGACGGATGAGGCAGAAAGACAATTGCGTGCAATGGGAGCTAATCAACGATGGCCGTTAATTCCGCATCCGGCTTTCGATCTTTGCATCCGTCAGTTGGACAAGTTGCCTCTTCCGGTAGCAGATTACCGGCGGCAATTGAACTTGGAGACGGGGGAAGCGACTGTTGTCTGGAAGCAAGGTGCAGGCAGTTTTACAGAATCGGTTTTTTCTTCAAGGAAAGACAATGTGAATGTCATTCGCCTGAAAGCAAGCAACAAAGGGAAAATAAATGTGGAACTTAGTCTGGAGGAAACTCCCGGACGGGAAGGAGAACACTTTGAACACGATTTGGATCATGCCTTTTCTGAGGTAAATCGGGAAGCTTCCGGGCATTGGCTCACTTATCATGCCGCATACGACAAAGATCCCGGCGGATATGATGGAGTGGCGAAGGTTACTTTGAGAGGAGGAAACATACAGACGAAAGGTAAATCGTTGGTAGTCAGAAATGCAGAAGAAGTATTAATTATAGTGAGTATTGTCCCGCAGGAAGATGCCCGAAATGCTTCGTTGGATGCTGTCAAAGCCGGGCTGGATAAGTTGGCTGCAAACTATGACAAGTTGTTGCGGCCTCATGCGCAAAAACACAGCGAACTATTTCACCGTATGCAGTTGGATTTAGGTTGTGGTGAACAATGGACAGTGACGCCTACTGAACAGATGTTGGCACAGATCAAAGAAACAGGGCCAACACCCTTGTTCCTTGAACAACTTCATGCCATGGGACGTTATCTGTTGATTTCTTCGTGTGGAAAATTCCCTCCTCCTTTACAGGGAATATGGAGTGGAGGATGGAAACCTGCATGGATTGGAGGTTTCGTCTGGGATTCCAATCTTAATCTGGCTATATCCGCCACAACGATGAGCAACCTGCCCGAATGTGCCGAAAGTTATAACCGACACATAGAAAGCCTGCTGCCGGGATGGCGACTGAACGCCCGCAATTATTTAGGTTGCCGCGGCTTTGTCGTTGCTCATTACAATGATCCTACCAATGGCTACCTGACACACTTCGGTAGTTCCTTTCCATGGATGTTTTGGGCAGGTGGGGCAGGATGGAATTTGCGTCCTTTGTATGAATATGCCATGTTGACCGGCAATGTGACATATCTGAAAGAGAAAGTCTATCCTTTATATAAGGAAATGGCTGATTTTTACGAAGACTATTTGGTGGAAGGTACTGACGGATTATATCATATCACAACCTCTATTTCTCCGGAAAACGCTCCGAAAGGTACGAATACCTGGCTAAGTAAAGATGCTACTATGGATGTGGCGATAGCCCGTGAAGTGTTTACTTTCCTTTGTGACATGGGCCGACGTTTCCATGCTTCTTCTGCTGAGATGGAAAGATGGAATGCTATACTGCAGAAATTGCCGGCTTACCGCATTAACAATGACGGCGCTTTGGCTGAGTGGGTGGATCCGGCTTATCCCGATATCTATAATCACCGCCATAATTCCCACCTTTATCCTGTCTTCCCGGGGATTGACTTGGTTGGGCCGGATGCCGATCCTGCATTGCAGAAGGCGGCAAAAGTGGCGTTGGACAAACGTTTCGGATTTGATACAAGTTCTGCTCACGGTTTGATTCATCTGGCGCTTCAGGCCGCCCGTTTGGGAGATGCGGATAAGGTGCGGCAAAACATAGAGCGTTTTAGTAAGCGGAACTATCTTTACGACGGATTAATCACTTCCCATGAGCCGGGACGTGCTATCTTCAATCTAGATGCGATATTGAGTTTTCCTCGTTTGTTGATGGAGATGTTGGTGTTTACAAAATCCGGATATATCGAATTCTTGCCCGCCTGGCCCGTCGGATTTCCCGATGGTTCGCTCAAGGGAATGCGTATTTATGGTGGGCACACACTGGACATCTGCTGGAAAGCAGGCAGACTTGAATCGTTTACCATTCACGCTGTTGCTGATGAGACTTTGGAATGGGCACACGATGGGATGAAAGAATGTCTGGAATTGAAAAAGGATAAGCCGTTTCAGTGGAGACGGCAGGCGGTCGGGGCTCAAATGCAGAGGATGGAGTCTATGTATGATGAACAAAAAGACGAAGCGTTTTTCGCCGGAAAGCGGAACTTGCTGACTGCCAAATGGGAAGAACCTTTCTCTTACGAAAGTATACGGAGCAAGCATGCACCTATGGGACCTTTTATGGGCAATGGAGATGTGGGATGTGTCAGCCATACAACTGCCAATAGCCAGACCATTCGTATATCGAAAGTCGATTTCGTGACGGATGGTTGGGAGGATTGGACGGGCAGGGGACCGGCGGCCCTTCCGATAGGAGGAATAAAAGTATCGGTTGATGCTCCTTCTGCCGAAGGGTTCCGTTACGAAATGGATATGTTGGGTAATGAATTGCGAATGACAAGCGGGACATTGCCGGCTGTGGAGATGACAAGCTGGATGGGCAGAGGCTCCAACGTGATAGTGACGGAACTTGTCACTGCTTCCGAACACCCTGTTACCATCACTGTAGATACTTATGCAGGCGGAACAACTTCAAATTATGAGGATAAGGCGATTGTGAAAGGTACTATTGCCCAAGCATATCGCCGGACGTTGACAGACAGTGTACGTTGGATTTCGCAAGCAGGTGTCTCTACCCGTATTTTCGGGGCAGTCTCGTCGGTGAAGCAGGATGCAGAAAACAATGTAAAAAGTACTTTCACGTTGAATGCAGGTGAGAAGGTGTATGTAGTCACTTATGTATCGGGCGGAGGTACTGAAGATAACGCGCGTCTTGATGAAGCCTACGTCCGGTTAACCTCTTTGTCGGTAAAAGATCTCCGTCGGTTGAAACAGCAGAAAGATCTTTGGTGGACAGAGATGTGGCGACGTTCGTATGTGGAGACCGGCGATGACCTGATTGACAGGCAATATCTTGTCTCTGTCTATTTACAGGCTTCGGCTTATGACGAACACTCTCCTGCTTGCGGAGGAATGTATGGTGTATGGAATATGGATGACGAAATGAACTACCACGGAGATATTCATCTGAATTATAATAGCCAAGGTGGATTTTACAGTATGTTTTCATCTAACCGTCCCGAGCTTGCCATGCCCTACTACCGTTTTCTTGAAGGGATGATTCCGGAGGGTAGAAGGCGGGCAAAGGAAGAATTGGAATTGGTACACCCTTCGCTGAAAGGAAAATCGTGCAGGGGGCTTTTATTTCCTGTCAGTGCGTTGGGAATTGGTGGCTTTTATTGTACCTACTGGCAGCAAACAGTCAATGCTCCTTTCAATGTACCGTTGTTTAGCTGGTATTACGAATACACCGGTGATGAAACTTTTCTACGTGAAAGAGCCTATCCTTTTATCAGGGAGTGTGGGGATTTTTACGAAGATTACATTCAAAAAGAACGATACGGTAATTCCTACCGATATACGATTACCACCGGGGGACATGAAAACTCGTGGGACCTGAATCCGCCGTCGGATGTGGCTTTTGTGGAACAGACATTCCGGCTCCTGCTGCGTTATAGCCAAATCCTGAACATGGATGCGGACAGACGAGACAAATGGCAGGATATTGTGGATCATCTTCCGGCCTACAAAGTGATTATGCCTACCCGGCAACCGAACCAGGGACTACCTGTTTATGCCAAGAATGAAGCCGGATGGGATGCGCCGAATCACATGATACAGTTACATGCCGCTTATCCATGTGAAGTCTTGAATCTGGCATCATCTCCTGAAGCTCTTCAGATTGCACGCAATACGGTCCACTATTATTTTGTGGCACAGGAGGGCTATAAACTCATGAACGAATTGGGCTTGAGTGCTTATGTGATGGGAGCCCGCGTAGCTTTCGACCCGGAAATACTTATCGACAAGATGAGGTATCAGGCTGAAACTGCGGGAAAGAACTTCTTGATTACGGATGGGCACCATTGTCTGGAGAAGAGTGCGATTATGGAGGCGGTACATTCCATGATGCTACAAACGGTAGATGATGTGCTTTACCTTTTTCCCGACTGGATGAAGAAACCGGCATCCTTTACACGTCTTCGGGCTAAAGGAGGTTTTCTTGTGTCAGCTTCGTATGATGGGGCTCAAGTGACCGAGTTGAAAATTCAGGCAGGCAAAGCACCTGTTTGCAAGATCCGGAATCCGTGGTCGGACCGGGAGATAGAAGTGACAGCTAATGGAAGAACAGTGCCTGTTACTATATATCGTGATTATTGTGCTTTTTCTGTCAGGGAGAATGAAGTCTATCATGTAGTATGCAAATAG